The Coregonus clupeaformis isolate EN_2021a chromosome 20, ASM2061545v1, whole genome shotgun sequence genome contains a region encoding:
- the LOC121533364 gene encoding piggyBac transposable element-derived protein 2 isoform X2 encodes MPLTNAEKQRRYRQRLKEKGSYEEVKEKDRRRHSLRKAQAKSQGKWHEFDHHLLKMDQYGRYESSGQPEEVSDHSLHWRQVKEEAEECEIQQSQGSAVSLGLEMSQVLPSPVPVKEESEECSLLPVDEEEVASITVKKEENEDWLKSEDEDVVKVSVPWEPLETPSSSCSDTEDSEMESDNVRHMDTKTLSRKRPRTAEAILPQDPLESEVEDLSDSEDDDLEYIPKPGDLEDESPSKLTKGDASPHPKTAEYPKRKKRKSRNVIILVPTDTHNHNLDTVVSPCNSSSFKTQPRHPLWKKANIDSFQVPDPVFVAPQCVQSPYQYFKMFFTDQMIAHIAEQTNLYSVQQTGSAINTNSGEIEDFLSMLLYMGVFDFPTFVDYWHSDSRFPPVADAMSLRRFQSLRRYLHFNDNMQSNHSPDRFYKIRPLFNMLRQQCLLIQPTNRQNIAEVMVAYKGTKAGNLRHYKSNQHDKFGFRLFSRGSSSGIIHDLLLYQGDTTFLNTGLDEDEQNPLLGTKVVTTLCTTIAEPEATVVFCDNYLISFDLVKSLQARLGVRCIGTVRANCTGGATAMDDKELAKLGRGAYDYCSQEGVIAVRWLDKKSVSILSNACGIEPLGSVRRFCRETHQKIDITCPSVMSAYIQAKEGIDLSDMLVRLYKTPMKAHRWYHPLFGYILDLCIANGWLMYKRDCDLLNEKPVHLKRFRLSVAGTLKVVNKLPARIGQQSVLPNPHTTPKRRHNPRALQPTADVRYDCLGHWPIFGEQRGRCNLCVKGVSRWKCSKCGDGKLFLCLNNKQQCFVCYHQK; translated from the exons ATGCCACTGACAAATGCTGAAAAGCAAAGAAGATACAGACAAAGACTAAAGGAGAAGGGGAGTTATGAGGAGGTCAAAGAAAAAGACAGAAGGAGGCACAGTTTGAGAAAAGCACAGGCTAAAAGCCAAGGAAAAT GGCATGAGTTTGATCATCATCTGCTGAAGATGGATCAATATGGGAGATATGAAAGCAGTGGTCAGCCAGAAGAGGTTTCT GATCACTCACTGCATTGGAGGCAGGTCAAAGAGGAGGCTGAAGAATGTGAGATTCAGCAGAGCCAAGGGTCAGCAGTGTCATTAGGACTTGAAATGTCCCAG GTGCTGCCTTCTCCAGTCCCAGTCAAAGAGGAGTCTGAAGAATGCTCGCTTCTGCCAGTAGATGAAGAAGAAGTTGCCTCAATTACAGTGAAGAAAGAAGAGAATGAAGACTGGTTGAAGTCAGAAGATGAGGATGTTGTGAAAGTGTCAGTGCCTTGGGAGCCGTTGgaaacaccatcatcatcatgcTCAGATACAGAGGACAGTGAGATGGAAAGCGATAATGTGCGG CACATGGACACAAAAACCCTCAGTAGAAAGAGGCCAAGAACTGCTGAGGCCATTCTACCACAGGACCCCCTGGAGTCAGAGGTGGAGGACCTAAGTGACTCAGAAGATGATGACCTAGAGTACATTCCAAAACCAGGAGATCTGGAGGACGAGTCCCCTTCTAAGCTGACAAAAGGAGATGCTTCCCCACACCCTAAAACTGCAGAGTATCCTAAGAGAAAGAAGAGAAAAAGCAGAAACGTAATTATATTGGTTCCTACAGACACACATAACCACAATCTCGACACAGTTGTAAGCCCATGTAATTCTAGCTCCTTCaaaacacagccaagacatcCGCTTTGGAAGAAGGCCAACATAGATTCCTTCCAAGTTCCAGATCCAGTGTTTGTGGCACCACAGTGTGTTCAATCCCCCTATCAATATTTCAAGATGTTTTTCACTGATCAGATGATTGCACACATTGCTGAGCAGACCAACCTTTACTCTGTTCAACAGACTGGATCCGCAATCAACACAAACTCTGGAGAGATTGAGGATTTCTTGTCTATGCTTCTCTACATGGGTGTTTTTGACTTTCCAACCTTTGTGGACTACTGGCATTCTGACTCTCGCTTCCCACCCGTGGCTGATGCCATGTCTTTGAGAAGGTTCCAGTCCCTCCGCAGGTATCTTCACTTCAATGACAACATGCAAAGTAATCACAGTCCTGACCGCTTCTACAAGATCCGACCTCTTTTTAACATGCTGCGTCAACAGTGTCTCCTCATACAGCCAACCAACAGGCAGAACATAGCTGAAGTCATGGTAGCTTACAAAGGAACCAAAGCAGGAAATCTTCGTCATTACAAATCTAATCAGCATGACAAATTTGGTTTTAGGTTATTCTCTCGGGGCAGTTCTTCAGGTATTATCCATGACCTGCTACTGTACCAAGGGGATACAACATTTCTCAATACTGGGCTAGATGAAGACGAACAGAATCCTTTGCTGGGTACCAAGGTTGTCACTACCCTCTGTACAACTATTGCAGAGCCAGAAGCTACAGTTGTTTTCTGTGACAACTACCTCATCAGTTTTGACCTGGTCAAGTCCCTGCAGGCAAGACTGGGAGTGAGGTGTATTGGCACTGTGAGAGCAAACTGCACAGGTGGAGCAACTGCAATGGATGACAAGGAGCTTGCAAAGCTAGGGCGTGGAGCATACGACTACTGTTCTCAAGAGGGGGTGATTGCTGTCAGGTGGTTGGACAAAAAGAGTGTCTCAATACTAAGCAATGCATGTGGAATTGAACCTTTGGGGTCTGTTAGGCGGTTCTGTAGGGAGACCCATCAAAAGATTGATATCACATGCCCATCAGTCATGTCGGCTTACATTCAAGCAAAGGAGGGCATCGATCTGTCTGATATGCTGGTGCGTCTGTACAAGACACCTATGAAGGCACACCGGTGGTATCATCCTCTGTTTGGATACATCCTTGATCTGTGCATTGCCAATGGTTGGCTGATGTACAAGCGGGACTGTGACCTTCTCAACGAAAAACCAGTGCACCTAAAAAGGTTTCGTTTGTCTGTGGCAGGGACACTGAAAGTAGTCAACAAACTCCCAGCCAGGATTGGCCAACAATCAGTTCTTCCAAATCCACACACAACTCCAAAGCGGCGGCACAATCCCAGAGCCTTACAGCCTACAGCAGATGTCCGCTATGACTGCCTTGGACACTGGCCTATCTTTGGGGAACAGAGAGGAAGGTGCAACCTGTGCGTCAAGGGCGTCTCGAGGTGGAAGTGTTCCAAGTGTGGTGATGGAAAGTTGTTTTTGTGTCTGAACAACAAGCAGCAGTGCTTTGTGTGTTATCACCAGAAGTGA
- the LOC121533364 gene encoding piggyBac transposable element-derived protein 2 isoform X1, which produces MPLTNAEKQRRYRQRLKEKGSYEEVKEKDRRRHSLRKAQAKSQGKCMFLVFWHEFDHHLLKMDQYGRYESSGQPEEVSDHSLHWRQVKEEAEECEIQQSQGSAVSLGLEMSQVLPSPVPVKEESEECSLLPVDEEEVASITVKKEENEDWLKSEDEDVVKVSVPWEPLETPSSSCSDTEDSEMESDNVRHMDTKTLSRKRPRTAEAILPQDPLESEVEDLSDSEDDDLEYIPKPGDLEDESPSKLTKGDASPHPKTAEYPKRKKRKSRNVIILVPTDTHNHNLDTVVSPCNSSSFKTQPRHPLWKKANIDSFQVPDPVFVAPQCVQSPYQYFKMFFTDQMIAHIAEQTNLYSVQQTGSAINTNSGEIEDFLSMLLYMGVFDFPTFVDYWHSDSRFPPVADAMSLRRFQSLRRYLHFNDNMQSNHSPDRFYKIRPLFNMLRQQCLLIQPTNRQNIAEVMVAYKGTKAGNLRHYKSNQHDKFGFRLFSRGSSSGIIHDLLLYQGDTTFLNTGLDEDEQNPLLGTKVVTTLCTTIAEPEATVVFCDNYLISFDLVKSLQARLGVRCIGTVRANCTGGATAMDDKELAKLGRGAYDYCSQEGVIAVRWLDKKSVSILSNACGIEPLGSVRRFCRETHQKIDITCPSVMSAYIQAKEGIDLSDMLVRLYKTPMKAHRWYHPLFGYILDLCIANGWLMYKRDCDLLNEKPVHLKRFRLSVAGTLKVVNKLPARIGQQSVLPNPHTTPKRRHNPRALQPTADVRYDCLGHWPIFGEQRGRCNLCVKGVSRWKCSKCGDGKLFLCLNNKQQCFVCYHQK; this is translated from the exons ATGCCACTGACAAATGCTGAAAAGCAAAGAAGATACAGACAAAGACTAAAGGAGAAGGGGAGTTATGAGGAGGTCAAAGAAAAAGACAGAAGGAGGCACAGTTTGAGAAAAGCACAGGCTAAAAGCCAAGGAAAATGTATGTTTCTTGTGTTTT GGCATGAGTTTGATCATCATCTGCTGAAGATGGATCAATATGGGAGATATGAAAGCAGTGGTCAGCCAGAAGAGGTTTCT GATCACTCACTGCATTGGAGGCAGGTCAAAGAGGAGGCTGAAGAATGTGAGATTCAGCAGAGCCAAGGGTCAGCAGTGTCATTAGGACTTGAAATGTCCCAG GTGCTGCCTTCTCCAGTCCCAGTCAAAGAGGAGTCTGAAGAATGCTCGCTTCTGCCAGTAGATGAAGAAGAAGTTGCCTCAATTACAGTGAAGAAAGAAGAGAATGAAGACTGGTTGAAGTCAGAAGATGAGGATGTTGTGAAAGTGTCAGTGCCTTGGGAGCCGTTGgaaacaccatcatcatcatgcTCAGATACAGAGGACAGTGAGATGGAAAGCGATAATGTGCGG CACATGGACACAAAAACCCTCAGTAGAAAGAGGCCAAGAACTGCTGAGGCCATTCTACCACAGGACCCCCTGGAGTCAGAGGTGGAGGACCTAAGTGACTCAGAAGATGATGACCTAGAGTACATTCCAAAACCAGGAGATCTGGAGGACGAGTCCCCTTCTAAGCTGACAAAAGGAGATGCTTCCCCACACCCTAAAACTGCAGAGTATCCTAAGAGAAAGAAGAGAAAAAGCAGAAACGTAATTATATTGGTTCCTACAGACACACATAACCACAATCTCGACACAGTTGTAAGCCCATGTAATTCTAGCTCCTTCaaaacacagccaagacatcCGCTTTGGAAGAAGGCCAACATAGATTCCTTCCAAGTTCCAGATCCAGTGTTTGTGGCACCACAGTGTGTTCAATCCCCCTATCAATATTTCAAGATGTTTTTCACTGATCAGATGATTGCACACATTGCTGAGCAGACCAACCTTTACTCTGTTCAACAGACTGGATCCGCAATCAACACAAACTCTGGAGAGATTGAGGATTTCTTGTCTATGCTTCTCTACATGGGTGTTTTTGACTTTCCAACCTTTGTGGACTACTGGCATTCTGACTCTCGCTTCCCACCCGTGGCTGATGCCATGTCTTTGAGAAGGTTCCAGTCCCTCCGCAGGTATCTTCACTTCAATGACAACATGCAAAGTAATCACAGTCCTGACCGCTTCTACAAGATCCGACCTCTTTTTAACATGCTGCGTCAACAGTGTCTCCTCATACAGCCAACCAACAGGCAGAACATAGCTGAAGTCATGGTAGCTTACAAAGGAACCAAAGCAGGAAATCTTCGTCATTACAAATCTAATCAGCATGACAAATTTGGTTTTAGGTTATTCTCTCGGGGCAGTTCTTCAGGTATTATCCATGACCTGCTACTGTACCAAGGGGATACAACATTTCTCAATACTGGGCTAGATGAAGACGAACAGAATCCTTTGCTGGGTACCAAGGTTGTCACTACCCTCTGTACAACTATTGCAGAGCCAGAAGCTACAGTTGTTTTCTGTGACAACTACCTCATCAGTTTTGACCTGGTCAAGTCCCTGCAGGCAAGACTGGGAGTGAGGTGTATTGGCACTGTGAGAGCAAACTGCACAGGTGGAGCAACTGCAATGGATGACAAGGAGCTTGCAAAGCTAGGGCGTGGAGCATACGACTACTGTTCTCAAGAGGGGGTGATTGCTGTCAGGTGGTTGGACAAAAAGAGTGTCTCAATACTAAGCAATGCATGTGGAATTGAACCTTTGGGGTCTGTTAGGCGGTTCTGTAGGGAGACCCATCAAAAGATTGATATCACATGCCCATCAGTCATGTCGGCTTACATTCAAGCAAAGGAGGGCATCGATCTGTCTGATATGCTGGTGCGTCTGTACAAGACACCTATGAAGGCACACCGGTGGTATCATCCTCTGTTTGGATACATCCTTGATCTGTGCATTGCCAATGGTTGGCTGATGTACAAGCGGGACTGTGACCTTCTCAACGAAAAACCAGTGCACCTAAAAAGGTTTCGTTTGTCTGTGGCAGGGACACTGAAAGTAGTCAACAAACTCCCAGCCAGGATTGGCCAACAATCAGTTCTTCCAAATCCACACACAACTCCAAAGCGGCGGCACAATCCCAGAGCCTTACAGCCTACAGCAGATGTCCGCTATGACTGCCTTGGACACTGGCCTATCTTTGGGGAACAGAGAGGAAGGTGCAACCTGTGCGTCAAGGGCGTCTCGAGGTGGAAGTGTTCCAAGTGTGGTGATGGAAAGTTGTTTTTGTGTCTGAACAACAAGCAGCAGTGCTTTGTGTGTTATCACCAGAAGTGA
- the LOC121533364 gene encoding piggyBac transposable element-derived protein 2 isoform X4 codes for MPLTNAEKQRRYRQRLKEKGSYEEVKEKDRRRHSLRKAQAKSQGKCMFLVFWHEFDHHLLKMDQYGRYESSGQPEEVSDHSLHWRQVKEEAEECEIQQSQGSAVSLGLEMSQVLPSPVPVKEESEECSLLPVDEEEVASITVKKEENEDWLKSEDEDVVKVSVPWEPLETPSSSCSDTEDSEMESDNVRHMDTKTLSRKRPRTAEAILPQDPLESEVEDLSDSEDDDLEYIPKPGDLEDESPSKLTKGDASPHPKTAEYPKRKKRKSRNTGSAINTNSGEIEDFLSMLLYMGVFDFPTFVDYWHSDSRFPPVADAMSLRRFQSLRRYLHFNDNMQSNHSPDRFYKIRPLFNMLRQQCLLIQPTNRQNIAEVMVAYKGTKAGNLRHYKSNQHDKFGFRLFSRGSSSGIIHDLLLYQGDTTFLNTGLDEDEQNPLLGTKVVTTLCTTIAEPEATVVFCDNYLISFDLVKSLQARLGVRCIGTVRANCTGGATAMDDKELAKLGRGAYDYCSQEGVIAVRWLDKKSVSILSNACGIEPLGSVRRFCRETHQKIDITCPSVMSAYIQAKEGIDLSDMLVRLYKTPMKAHRWYHPLFGYILDLCIANGWLMYKRDCDLLNEKPVHLKRFRLSVAGTLKVVNKLPARIGQQSVLPNPHTTPKRRHNPRALQPTADVRYDCLGHWPIFGEQRGRCNLCVKGVSRWKCSKCGDGKLFLCLNNKQQCFVCYHQK; via the exons ATGCCACTGACAAATGCTGAAAAGCAAAGAAGATACAGACAAAGACTAAAGGAGAAGGGGAGTTATGAGGAGGTCAAAGAAAAAGACAGAAGGAGGCACAGTTTGAGAAAAGCACAGGCTAAAAGCCAAGGAAAATGTATGTTTCTTGTGTTTT GGCATGAGTTTGATCATCATCTGCTGAAGATGGATCAATATGGGAGATATGAAAGCAGTGGTCAGCCAGAAGAGGTTTCT GATCACTCACTGCATTGGAGGCAGGTCAAAGAGGAGGCTGAAGAATGTGAGATTCAGCAGAGCCAAGGGTCAGCAGTGTCATTAGGACTTGAAATGTCCCAG GTGCTGCCTTCTCCAGTCCCAGTCAAAGAGGAGTCTGAAGAATGCTCGCTTCTGCCAGTAGATGAAGAAGAAGTTGCCTCAATTACAGTGAAGAAAGAAGAGAATGAAGACTGGTTGAAGTCAGAAGATGAGGATGTTGTGAAAGTGTCAGTGCCTTGGGAGCCGTTGgaaacaccatcatcatcatgcTCAGATACAGAGGACAGTGAGATGGAAAGCGATAATGTGCGG CACATGGACACAAAAACCCTCAGTAGAAAGAGGCCAAGAACTGCTGAGGCCATTCTACCACAGGACCCCCTGGAGTCAGAGGTGGAGGACCTAAGTGACTCAGAAGATGATGACCTAGAGTACATTCCAAAACCAGGAGATCTGGAGGACGAGTCCCCTTCTAAGCTGACAAAAGGAGATGCTTCCCCACACCCTAAAACTGCAGAGTATCCTAAGAGAAAGAAGAGAAAAAGCAGAAAC ACTGGATCCGCAATCAACACAAACTCTGGAGAGATTGAGGATTTCTTGTCTATGCTTCTCTACATGGGTGTTTTTGACTTTCCAACCTTTGTGGACTACTGGCATTCTGACTCTCGCTTCCCACCCGTGGCTGATGCCATGTCTTTGAGAAGGTTCCAGTCCCTCCGCAGGTATCTTCACTTCAATGACAACATGCAAAGTAATCACAGTCCTGACCGCTTCTACAAGATCCGACCTCTTTTTAACATGCTGCGTCAACAGTGTCTCCTCATACAGCCAACCAACAGGCAGAACATAGCTGAAGTCATGGTAGCTTACAAAGGAACCAAAGCAGGAAATCTTCGTCATTACAAATCTAATCAGCATGACAAATTTGGTTTTAGGTTATTCTCTCGGGGCAGTTCTTCAGGTATTATCCATGACCTGCTACTGTACCAAGGGGATACAACATTTCTCAATACTGGGCTAGATGAAGACGAACAGAATCCTTTGCTGGGTACCAAGGTTGTCACTACCCTCTGTACAACTATTGCAGAGCCAGAAGCTACAGTTGTTTTCTGTGACAACTACCTCATCAGTTTTGACCTGGTCAAGTCCCTGCAGGCAAGACTGGGAGTGAGGTGTATTGGCACTGTGAGAGCAAACTGCACAGGTGGAGCAACTGCAATGGATGACAAGGAGCTTGCAAAGCTAGGGCGTGGAGCATACGACTACTGTTCTCAAGAGGGGGTGATTGCTGTCAGGTGGTTGGACAAAAAGAGTGTCTCAATACTAAGCAATGCATGTGGAATTGAACCTTTGGGGTCTGTTAGGCGGTTCTGTAGGGAGACCCATCAAAAGATTGATATCACATGCCCATCAGTCATGTCGGCTTACATTCAAGCAAAGGAGGGCATCGATCTGTCTGATATGCTGGTGCGTCTGTACAAGACACCTATGAAGGCACACCGGTGGTATCATCCTCTGTTTGGATACATCCTTGATCTGTGCATTGCCAATGGTTGGCTGATGTACAAGCGGGACTGTGACCTTCTCAACGAAAAACCAGTGCACCTAAAAAGGTTTCGTTTGTCTGTGGCAGGGACACTGAAAGTAGTCAACAAACTCCCAGCCAGGATTGGCCAACAATCAGTTCTTCCAAATCCACACACAACTCCAAAGCGGCGGCACAATCCCAGAGCCTTACAGCCTACAGCAGATGTCCGCTATGACTGCCTTGGACACTGGCCTATCTTTGGGGAACAGAGAGGAAGGTGCAACCTGTGCGTCAAGGGCGTCTCGAGGTGGAAGTGTTCCAAGTGTGGTGATGGAAAGTTGTTTTTGTGTCTGAACAACAAGCAGCAGTGCTTTGTGTGTTATCACCAGAAGTGA
- the LOC121533364 gene encoding piggyBac transposable element-derived protein 2 isoform X3 produces the protein MDQYGRYESSGQPEEVSDHSLHWRQVKEEAEECEIQQSQGSAVSLGLEMSQVLPSPVPVKEESEECSLLPVDEEEVASITVKKEENEDWLKSEDEDVVKVSVPWEPLETPSSSCSDTEDSEMESDNVRHMDTKTLSRKRPRTAEAILPQDPLESEVEDLSDSEDDDLEYIPKPGDLEDESPSKLTKGDASPHPKTAEYPKRKKRKSRNVIILVPTDTHNHNLDTVVSPCNSSSFKTQPRHPLWKKANIDSFQVPDPVFVAPQCVQSPYQYFKMFFTDQMIAHIAEQTNLYSVQQTGSAINTNSGEIEDFLSMLLYMGVFDFPTFVDYWHSDSRFPPVADAMSLRRFQSLRRYLHFNDNMQSNHSPDRFYKIRPLFNMLRQQCLLIQPTNRQNIAEVMVAYKGTKAGNLRHYKSNQHDKFGFRLFSRGSSSGIIHDLLLYQGDTTFLNTGLDEDEQNPLLGTKVVTTLCTTIAEPEATVVFCDNYLISFDLVKSLQARLGVRCIGTVRANCTGGATAMDDKELAKLGRGAYDYCSQEGVIAVRWLDKKSVSILSNACGIEPLGSVRRFCRETHQKIDITCPSVMSAYIQAKEGIDLSDMLVRLYKTPMKAHRWYHPLFGYILDLCIANGWLMYKRDCDLLNEKPVHLKRFRLSVAGTLKVVNKLPARIGQQSVLPNPHTTPKRRHNPRALQPTADVRYDCLGHWPIFGEQRGRCNLCVKGVSRWKCSKCGDGKLFLCLNNKQQCFVCYHQK, from the exons ATGGATCAATATGGGAGATATGAAAGCAGTGGTCAGCCAGAAGAGGTTTCT GATCACTCACTGCATTGGAGGCAGGTCAAAGAGGAGGCTGAAGAATGTGAGATTCAGCAGAGCCAAGGGTCAGCAGTGTCATTAGGACTTGAAATGTCCCAG GTGCTGCCTTCTCCAGTCCCAGTCAAAGAGGAGTCTGAAGAATGCTCGCTTCTGCCAGTAGATGAAGAAGAAGTTGCCTCAATTACAGTGAAGAAAGAAGAGAATGAAGACTGGTTGAAGTCAGAAGATGAGGATGTTGTGAAAGTGTCAGTGCCTTGGGAGCCGTTGgaaacaccatcatcatcatgcTCAGATACAGAGGACAGTGAGATGGAAAGCGATAATGTGCGG CACATGGACACAAAAACCCTCAGTAGAAAGAGGCCAAGAACTGCTGAGGCCATTCTACCACAGGACCCCCTGGAGTCAGAGGTGGAGGACCTAAGTGACTCAGAAGATGATGACCTAGAGTACATTCCAAAACCAGGAGATCTGGAGGACGAGTCCCCTTCTAAGCTGACAAAAGGAGATGCTTCCCCACACCCTAAAACTGCAGAGTATCCTAAGAGAAAGAAGAGAAAAAGCAGAAACGTAATTATATTGGTTCCTACAGACACACATAACCACAATCTCGACACAGTTGTAAGCCCATGTAATTCTAGCTCCTTCaaaacacagccaagacatcCGCTTTGGAAGAAGGCCAACATAGATTCCTTCCAAGTTCCAGATCCAGTGTTTGTGGCACCACAGTGTGTTCAATCCCCCTATCAATATTTCAAGATGTTTTTCACTGATCAGATGATTGCACACATTGCTGAGCAGACCAACCTTTACTCTGTTCAACAGACTGGATCCGCAATCAACACAAACTCTGGAGAGATTGAGGATTTCTTGTCTATGCTTCTCTACATGGGTGTTTTTGACTTTCCAACCTTTGTGGACTACTGGCATTCTGACTCTCGCTTCCCACCCGTGGCTGATGCCATGTCTTTGAGAAGGTTCCAGTCCCTCCGCAGGTATCTTCACTTCAATGACAACATGCAAAGTAATCACAGTCCTGACCGCTTCTACAAGATCCGACCTCTTTTTAACATGCTGCGTCAACAGTGTCTCCTCATACAGCCAACCAACAGGCAGAACATAGCTGAAGTCATGGTAGCTTACAAAGGAACCAAAGCAGGAAATCTTCGTCATTACAAATCTAATCAGCATGACAAATTTGGTTTTAGGTTATTCTCTCGGGGCAGTTCTTCAGGTATTATCCATGACCTGCTACTGTACCAAGGGGATACAACATTTCTCAATACTGGGCTAGATGAAGACGAACAGAATCCTTTGCTGGGTACCAAGGTTGTCACTACCCTCTGTACAACTATTGCAGAGCCAGAAGCTACAGTTGTTTTCTGTGACAACTACCTCATCAGTTTTGACCTGGTCAAGTCCCTGCAGGCAAGACTGGGAGTGAGGTGTATTGGCACTGTGAGAGCAAACTGCACAGGTGGAGCAACTGCAATGGATGACAAGGAGCTTGCAAAGCTAGGGCGTGGAGCATACGACTACTGTTCTCAAGAGGGGGTGATTGCTGTCAGGTGGTTGGACAAAAAGAGTGTCTCAATACTAAGCAATGCATGTGGAATTGAACCTTTGGGGTCTGTTAGGCGGTTCTGTAGGGAGACCCATCAAAAGATTGATATCACATGCCCATCAGTCATGTCGGCTTACATTCAAGCAAAGGAGGGCATCGATCTGTCTGATATGCTGGTGCGTCTGTACAAGACACCTATGAAGGCACACCGGTGGTATCATCCTCTGTTTGGATACATCCTTGATCTGTGCATTGCCAATGGTTGGCTGATGTACAAGCGGGACTGTGACCTTCTCAACGAAAAACCAGTGCACCTAAAAAGGTTTCGTTTGTCTGTGGCAGGGACACTGAAAGTAGTCAACAAACTCCCAGCCAGGATTGGCCAACAATCAGTTCTTCCAAATCCACACACAACTCCAAAGCGGCGGCACAATCCCAGAGCCTTACAGCCTACAGCAGATGTCCGCTATGACTGCCTTGGACACTGGCCTATCTTTGGGGAACAGAGAGGAAGGTGCAACCTGTGCGTCAAGGGCGTCTCGAGGTGGAAGTGTTCCAAGTGTGGTGATGGAAAGTTGTTTTTGTGTCTGAACAACAAGCAGCAGTGCTTTGTGTGTTATCACCAGAAGTGA
- the LOC121533368 gene encoding dolichyl-diphosphooligosaccharide--protein glycosyltransferase subunit DAD1, with amino-acid sequence MSNSVISVISRFLEEYRTKTSNKLKVVDAYLFYILLTGALQFLYCLLVGTFPFNSFLAGFISCVGAFILGVCLRIQINPDNKGDFLSISQERAFADFLLAHTVLHLVVINFIG; translated from the exons ATGTCCAACTCGGTAATTTCAGTTATTTCTCGGTTCTTGGAGGAATACAGGACCAAAACATCGAATAAATTGAAAGTGGTCGACGCCtaccttttctacattttgttaactGGTGCATTGCAGTTTCTGTACTGCTTGCTTGTTGGCACCTTCCCATTCAACAGCTTTCTGGCCGGGTTCATTTCTTGTGTTGGAGCCTTCATCCTGGGAG TCTGCCTGCGTATCCAGATCAATCCAGATAACAAAGGAGACTTCCTGTCCATATCCCAGGAGAGGGCCTTTGCCGATTTCTTATTAGCCCACACTGTCCTGCACCTCGTGGTCATCAATTTCATTGGTTGA
- the LOC121533367 gene encoding histone-lysine N-methyltransferase PRDM9-like, whose protein sequence is MDQYGRYESSGQPEELFDHSLHWSKVKEEAEECPISAVSLGVETSQVCPKEDPDEQDPSFDPVSDIHGVTEQECGHKGMTHLKVLPSPVPVKEESEECSLLPVDEEEVALITVKKEEHEDWLKSEDEDVVKVSMPWEPLETPSSSCSDTEDTEDSEMESDNVRDCENHERDVSRGVKIKDCSRTSLDPGTAPDTDEKANAVDFSGFEGGSSFYPCPHCAIGFTIERFFLGHLKRDHPKDYIAMLKTGKIKAYKRGSLRVTPATCPQCGKSFTNKYVMQTHQRTHAGKKSHHCADCGKSFVYADALKRHRWTHTGETI, encoded by the exons ATGGATCAATATGGGAGATATGAAAGCAGTGGTCAGCCAGAAGAGCTTTTT GATCACTCATTACATTGGAGCAAGGTTAAAGAGGAGGCTGAAGAATGTCCGATATCAGCTGTCTCTTTAGGAGTTGAAACATCCCAGGTTTGTCCAAAGGAGGACCCCGATGAACAAGATCCTTCCTTTGACCCAGTTTCAGACATCCATGGAGTCACAGAGCAAGAGTGTGGACATAAAGGCATGACACATCTAAAG GTGCTGCCTTCTCCAGTCCCAGTCAAAGAGGAGTCTGAAGAATGCTCCCTTCTGCCAGTAGATGAAGAGGAAGTTGCCTTAATTACAGTGAAGAAGGAAGAGCATGAAGACTGGTTGAAGTCAGAAGATGAGGATGTTGTGAAGGTGTCAATGCCTTGGGAGCCGTTGgaaacaccatcatcatcatgcTCAGATACAGAGGATACAGAGGACAGTGAGATGGAAAGTGATAATGTGCGG GACTGTGAAAACCATGAGCGTGATGTTTCAAGAGGAGTGAAGATTAAAGATTGTAGCAGGACATCATTGGATCCAGGGACGGCACCAGATACAGATGAGAAAGCTAATGCTGTTGATTTCA GTGGCTTTGAAGGGGGGTCCTCCTTCTACCCCTGCCCCCATTGTGCAATCGGCTTCACCATAGAACGCTTTTTCCTTGGGCACCTCAAGAGGGACCACCCTAAAGATTACATCGCAATGCTGAAGACTGGGAAAATCAAAGCCTATAAAAGAGGGAGTTTACGGGTGACCCCAGCCACATGCCCGCAATGTGGCAAGAGCTTCACCAATAAATATGTTATGCAAACGCATCAGAGGACTCATGCAGGGAAGAAATCCCATCACTGTGcagactgtgggaagagctttgtcTACGCTGATGCACTTAAAAGACACAGATGGACTCACACTGGGGAGACCATATAA